TGGAAATCCTGTTAAGGGGTATATATCAGGGAATGGAGTCAATCCTGCTACAGCTCCACGTGCTTTGAAAGCTATCGAGAAGCTATAAAGTTAAAGAGAGAAATTAAGTATATATGACAAATAATAAACGAGTTTTGGTAACCGGTGGTGCCGGTTTTGTCGGCTCTAATCTTGTCCGCTATCTGTTGAAAAAGTATCCTCATTATCAGATAGTTAACTTTGATAAATTAACCGAATCAGGCTCTCTAAGCAGATTAAGTGCTGAGAATAATAATCCCAATTATCTGTTTGTAAATGGCGACATCTCTTCAGAAAGAGACGTCCAATATGTCTTTGAAGAGTATAAGCCCGATTATATAATCCATTTAGCGTCACAATCATATATTGACCGTAATATTCATCAACCTGGGATATTTATCCAAACTAATGTTATTGGTACACAAAATATATTATTGAATGCACGAACTACAAAGACCGGTAAAATTGTGCAGGTTTCAACCAGCAAGGTTTACGGAAGTACAAGATTTGGCACTGGAAAGGTTAACGAAAATACTCCGATGAGACCATGTGATCCCTACTCAGCAAGTAAAGCAGCAGCAGATCTATTTGTTCAGGCAGCTTATCGGGCACACAATCTGGATATTAACATAATCAGACCGACTAATATATATGGTCCCTTTCAATTTCCGGAAAAGCTTATTCCGACAGTTATTGGTAATATTCTGAATGAAAAAGATGTCCCCGTTTTTGGTGATGGTCAGAATTTGAGGGACTGGATATATATTGATGACTATTGTAATGCTATTGATCTGGTTTTGCATAAAGGTACTCCCGGAGAGATATATAACATCAGTTCTGGTGATGAGAGAAAAAATATTGATTTGATTAGAATGATCATGAAGATGATGACAGCCGAAGAGACAAGATTGGAATTCTTGAAAGACCGATTGGGTGATGAATCATATCCCTGTATC
The sequence above is a segment of the Candidatus Cloacimonadota bacterium genome. Coding sequences within it:
- the rfbB gene encoding dTDP-glucose 4,6-dehydratase, yielding MTNNKRVLVTGGAGFVGSNLVRYLLKKYPHYQIVNFDKLTESGSLSRLSAENNNPNYLFVNGDISSERDVQYVFEEYKPDYIIHLASQSYIDRNIHQPGIFIQTNVIGTQNILLNARTTKTGKIVQVSTSKVYGSTRFGTGKVNENTPMRPCDPYSASKAAADLFVQAAYRAHNLDINIIRPTNIYGPFQFPEKLIPTVIGNILNEKDVPVFGDGQNLRDWIYIDDYCNAIDLVLHKGTPGEIYNISSGDERKNIDLIRMIMKMMTAEETRLEFLKDRLGDESYPCINSDHFRAELDWKPKFSLEKGLAKTIDWYKTHTDWTDEIYSGDYQKQNQELQE